A region from the Musa acuminata AAA Group cultivar baxijiao chromosome BXJ1-10, Cavendish_Baxijiao_AAA, whole genome shotgun sequence genome encodes:
- the LOC135596255 gene encoding protein arginine N-methyltransferase PRMT10-like, with the protein MMGSTANGSCEPSASRAGAGAVVDKDVDFANYFCTYSYLYHQKEMLADRVRMDAYFNAVFQNKHHFQGKVVLDVGTGSGILAIWCAQAGARKVYAVEATKMADHARLLVKGNNVEDIVEVIEGSMEEVTLPEKVDVIISEWMGYFLLRESMFDSVICARDRWLKPDGVMYPSHARMWMAPIRSGLGDQKMNDLESAMSDWHGFVEETENYYGVNMNILTKPFREEHEKYYLKTSLWSNLHPDQVVGAPIVMKEIDCLTATVDEIRIVNSTFSLPINIDRTRLSALAGWFDVHFRGSKQNPVTCEIELTTAPSVENTTHWGQQLFLLHPALRVNEGDELLISFLMCRSKENHRLMNVDLTYELQQPSGKRLPAVNSKFYIE; encoded by the exons ATGATGGGGAGTACGGCGAACGGATCTTGCGAGCCATCGGCGAGCAGGGCCGGTGCCGGCGCCGTTGTGGACAAGGACGTCGACTTCGCCAACTACTTCTGCACGTACTCGTACCTGTACCACCAGAAGGAGATGCTCGCCGACCGTGTCCGCATGGACGCCTACTTCAATGCCGTCTTCCAGAACAAGCACCATTTCCAGGGAAAG GTCGTGTTGGACGTCGGCACGGGAAGCGGCATCCTCGCTATTTGGTGTGCACAAGCCGGTGCAAGGAAGGTGTATGCGGTTGAAGCTACGAAGATGGCGGATCATGCGCGTCTGCTTGTTAAAGGGAATAACGTGGAAGACATTGTCGAAGTGATCGAGGGGTCGATGGAGGAGGTTACCTTGCCTGAGAAAG TGGATGTTATCATCTCGGAGTGGATGGGGTATTTTCTTCTCCGGGAGTCGATGTTTGATTCTGTGATATGCGCTCGTGACCGTTGGTTGAAACCAGATGGAGTAAT GTATCCTAGTCATGCTCGCATGTGGATGGCACCTATCAGATCTGGTTTGGGGGACCAAAAAATGAATGATCTTGAATCTGCAATGAGCGATTGGCATGGCTTTGTTGAGGAGACTGAAAATTATTATGGGGTTAACATGAATATTCTTACAAAACCTTTCCGTGAAgagcatgaaaaatattatttaaag ACATCCTTGTGGAGCAATCTTCATCCTGATCAAGTTGTAGGTGCTCCCATTGTCATGAAGGAGATTGATTGTTTGACTGCTACAGTAGATGAAATCCGTATAGTTAACTCAACGTTCTCATTACCTATTAATATCGACAGGACACGTTTATCTGCATTAGCTGGGTGGTTCGATGTGCATTTTCGA GGTAGCAAGCAGAATCCGGTAACATGTGAAATTGAGTTGACTACTGCTCCCAGTGTCGAAAACACCACCCATTGGGGTCAACAG CTATTCCTGCTACATCCTGCTCTTAGAGTTAATGAAGGCGATGAATTATTGATCTCCTTTTTGATGTGCCGCTCCAAAGAGAACCATCGGCTTATGAATGTGGATTTAACCTATGAATTGCAGCAGCCATCTGGGAAGCGACTTCCAGCAGTCAATTCAAAGTTCTATATAGAATGA
- the LOC135596256 gene encoding uncharacterized protein LOC135596256 isoform X2, protein MRLTKGSKVEVSNTKDVPSGSWRIAEIISGNGHNYFVRYARCPSDSSMGVERVPRKAIRPCPPPVEAPNDWMPGDFVEVFDNNSWKIAQVSSVAGGNYYSVKLSGCSRRFTADKSLIRMRQSWQNNKWVVVQKNSGEQSVRPQRGLSKGGKSDFRLTQSCIQPDISVVRNHFSIQNHDALEEFIRVSSRATKKRKLEAFPTEESCTNASRKMGKIEKDGRHQEIVAGNLPHLLEKDQSWEGPKVCFHWSVTKGGVVMCFAPSTVWQQFHLILMTTSVLSIDCYFLFC, encoded by the exons ATGAGACTTACGAAGGGGAGTAAGGTGGAGGTGTCGAATACGAAGGATGTGCCCTCGGGCTCTTGGCGGATTGCCGAGATCATCTCGGGTAACGGGCATAACTATTTTGTTAGGTACGCTCGATGTCCGTCGGACAGCAGCATGGGGGTGGAAAGAGTGCCAAGAAAGGCAATTAGACCCTGTCCTCCACCAGTGGAGGCCCCGAATGATTGGATGCCCGGTGATTTTGTTGAGGTTTTCGACAATAACTCATGGAAGATTGCTCAAGTATCAAGTGTAGCTGGTGGAAATTATTATTCTGTAAAGCTTTCCGGCTGCTCAAGGAGGTTCACAGCTGATAAGTCTCTTATCAGGATGCGACAGTCTTGGCAAAACAACAAGTGGGTGGTGGTTCAGAAG AATTCTGGAGAACAAAGTGTTCGGCCCCAAAGAGGTTTGTCCAAAGGAGGAAAGTCTGATTTTCGGTTGACACAATCATGCATACAACCGGATATTTCTGTTGTGAGAAACCATTTTTCCATTCAAAATCATGATGCGCTTGAGGAATTTATTCGAGTTTCATCAAGAGCCACGAAGAAACGGAAACTTGAGGCATTTCCTACCGAAGAGTCATGCACGAATGCTAGTAGAAAGATGGGGAAAATTGAGAAAGATGGGAGGCATCAAGAGATTGTTGCTGGGAATTTGCCACATTTGCTTGAAAAG GACCAAAGTTGGGAGGGTCCAAAAGTATGCTTCCATTGGTCTGTGACAAAAGGTGGAGTTGTCATGTGTTTTGCACCATCAACAGTGTGGCAACAGTTCCATCTAATTCTCATGACAACTTCTGTATTATCGATTGATTGTTATTTTTTATTCTGTTAG
- the LOC135596256 gene encoding uncharacterized protein LOC135596256 isoform X1, with product MRLTKGSKVEVSNTKDVPSGSWRIAEIISGNGHNYFVRYARCPSDSSMGVERVPRKAIRPCPPPVEAPNDWMPGDFVEVFDNNSWKIAQVSSVAGGNYYSVKLSGCSRRFTADKSLIRMRQSWQNNKWVVVQKNSGEQSVRPQRGLSKGGKSDFRLTQSCIQPDISVVRNHFSIQNHDALEEFIRVSSRATKKRKLEAFPTEESCTNASRKMGKIEKDGRHQEIVAGNLPHLLEKVGVVASARTVVDEKYMRSSLNNRITSITELKRGIPNLDNHAIMSLDCSDAESTSSSVGSCSISENAYGSPNHCVSFSSQDSYTHPGHEEVLYGLGRELSLPSKEELGAEIHQLELHAFRSMMTAFYASGAISWEQESLLTNLRLMLNISNDEYLSELRNLMSK from the exons ATGAGACTTACGAAGGGGAGTAAGGTGGAGGTGTCGAATACGAAGGATGTGCCCTCGGGCTCTTGGCGGATTGCCGAGATCATCTCGGGTAACGGGCATAACTATTTTGTTAGGTACGCTCGATGTCCGTCGGACAGCAGCATGGGGGTGGAAAGAGTGCCAAGAAAGGCAATTAGACCCTGTCCTCCACCAGTGGAGGCCCCGAATGATTGGATGCCCGGTGATTTTGTTGAGGTTTTCGACAATAACTCATGGAAGATTGCTCAAGTATCAAGTGTAGCTGGTGGAAATTATTATTCTGTAAAGCTTTCCGGCTGCTCAAGGAGGTTCACAGCTGATAAGTCTCTTATCAGGATGCGACAGTCTTGGCAAAACAACAAGTGGGTGGTGGTTCAGAAG AATTCTGGAGAACAAAGTGTTCGGCCCCAAAGAGGTTTGTCCAAAGGAGGAAAGTCTGATTTTCGGTTGACACAATCATGCATACAACCGGATATTTCTGTTGTGAGAAACCATTTTTCCATTCAAAATCATGATGCGCTTGAGGAATTTATTCGAGTTTCATCAAGAGCCACGAAGAAACGGAAACTTGAGGCATTTCCTACCGAAGAGTCATGCACGAATGCTAGTAGAAAGATGGGGAAAATTGAGAAAGATGGGAGGCATCAAGAGATTGTTGCTGGGAATTTGCCACATTTGCTTGAAAAGGTAGGTGTTGTCGCCTCTGCACGAACAgtggtggatgaaaaatacatgcgTTCTTCCTTAAACAACAGAATAACTTCTATCACAGAGTTGAAGAGGGGAATACCAAATCTAGATAACCATGCTATAATGAGTCTAGACTGTAGTGATGCAGAAAGTACTTCATCCTCTGTTGGTAGTTGTAGTATCAGTGAGAATGCTTATGGATCACCAAACCATTGTGTATCCTTTTCTTCCCAAGACTCATATACTCATCCTGGTCATGAAGAAGTGCTTTATGGTCTGGGAAGAGAATTATCTCTTCCTtccaaagaagaattaggagcagAAATTCATCAACTTGAGTTGCATGCATTCCGTTCCATGATGACAGCATTTTATGCTTCTGGCGCAATAAGCTGGGAGCAGGAATCATTGTTGACAAACCTCCGCCTTATGTTAAACATATCCAATGATGAATATCTATCGGAGCTAAGAAATTTAATGTCTAAGTAG